The genomic region ACGCGGTGCCGGTGGCGGCGTTCATAGTCCACTTCCTCGCCTTTCTGCTCTGCGCCATCGCGCTGGTGCAGGAACGGACGGCGGGGACCATGGAGCGTATGCTCGTGAACGGGTTTCGCAGGGCCGAGATCATCGGCGGCTACGTGGTCGGTTACCTGGGGCTGGCCACCCTGCAGGCGCTGGCGGCACTCACCGAGGTGATATGGCTCTTCGGACTCGACTACGGTACCGGCACCCTCCTTACGCTCTTCGTCGTGATCTGGCTCCTCGCGCTGGCCTCGGTGATGCTCGGGATCTTCGTCTCCACCTTCGCCCGCCGCGAGAGCCAGGTCCTCCCCTTCATCCCGCTCATCATACTCCCCTCGGTCTTCCTCTCGGGATTGCTCGTCGACGTGGGGAAGCTGCCCACATGGGCAGACTGGCTCGGACACCTCTTCCCCCTGTTCTGGGCGAACGACGTGATCCAGAAGGTCATCTCCCCGAGCGGCTCGCTCGAGCACGCGTGGGGAAGCCTCGCCGTGCTCGTCGGCTACGGCGCCGTCCTGCTGCTCTTCGCTTCCTTCACCCTCCGGGATCCCGAATGATCCACGTGCGTGATATTCGTCCCACACACGAGTAGAATCGAAGAGGACGAAAAGCTATCATGAAGCGATATCATAGGCCGTTACGTATGTGTTGTGAACGTTTTCATTTGCGAGGTGGAGGCGGAGAGATAGATTGCGGGGATGTAGAGAGGGAGACCACCTTGGCGTGATCAGCGTCGGTTCTCGCGTCCTGGAAAGCTAGGGAGCAGGGGTTCTATGTACAAGGAGATCTACGTTCCGGTAGACAACTCGGACTACTCCAACCAGGCGTGCGTCATCGGGGTGGAGGTGGCGCGCCGTTTCGGCGGGCGGGTCGCCGGCTGCCACGCCTACGCCGCCAGGATGCACGACGTGCGCTTCAGGCAGATGGAGAGCGGGCTCCCGGAGGAGTTCCGCGACGAGGACGAGATGAAGCGCCAGCGCAAGATCCACGACCAGCTCATCACCAAGGGGTTGGAGATCATAACCGACTCCTACATCGACGTGCTGGAGCCTTTGTGCGAGCGGTACGGGGTGGAGCTCGTGCGGCGTTCGCTGGAGGGCAAGAACTTCAAGGTCATCGTCGAGGACGTCAACTCCGGCGACTACGACCTGGTGGTGATGGGCGCGATGGGCATGGCCGCCGTCAAGGACACCGTCCTCGGTTCGGTGACCGAGCGGGTGGTCAGGCGTCTGAAGAAGGCGGATTGTCTGATCGTCAAGGACCTCGACCGCAACCCCTTCGAGCACATCGTGGTCACGATAGACGGCTCGGCGAAGTCGCTCGGGGGCCTCAAGAGAGCGATAGACCTGGCGCGGGCCTTCGACGGGGAGGTCGAGGCGATAGCCGTCTTCGACCCGTACTTCCACTACGCGATGTTCCACTCCATCGCGGGCGTGCTCTCGACCAAGGCGCAGAAGGTCTTCCGCTTCAAGGAGCAGGAGAAGCTGCACGAGGAGATCATCGACTCCGGGCTCGCCAAGATCTACACGGCCCATCTGGAGGTCGCCCGCAAGATAGCAGCCGACGAGGGCGTGGATCTCAAGACGACGCTCCTTGCGGGTAAGCCCTTCGAGCAGACGCTCAAGTACGTCAAAGAGGTCAACCCGACGCTGGTCGTGATGGGGCGCATCGGCTACCACTCCGACGAGGACATGGACATCGGGTCCAACTCGGAGAACATGATGCGCTATTTGCCGACCAACGTGCTGGTGGGCAACTACGAGTACCAGGCGCCTGACCTCTACACCGCCGCCGAGCACATGACCTGGACCAAAGAGGCGCTGGCCCGGATGGACCGGGTCCCGGGCTTCGTCGTCGGGATGGCCACCGGCGCCGTCCTGCGCTACGCGATCGAGAAGGGCTATACGGTCATCACAGAGAGCGTCATAGACGAGGTGATCGAGAACATCCTCCCGCCGGGGGCGATGGAGAGCATGCACGCCATCGGCGACCAGATCCGCGAGCGGGAGGCCGCGGGCGAGGAGGCCCCGATAGACTCCCTCTTCCAGGACTTCGACGAGCGCACGAAGCAGAACGGCTCCTCCTCGAACGGTCACGGGAAGAACGGCTCCTCCGAGAAGGAGGAGATCCTCTCCTCCGGCCGCGGCGGCTTCGGCAAGGCCGAGGACCAGGGGGACCTCGTCGGGGTCTCCGAGGAGGTGCAGGAGGAGATCCGGCGGGCCGCGCAGGGCAAGGACCGCTACGAGTGCGACGTGTGCCACTACATCGCGAAGGGCAAGCCCGCCCGCTGCCCGGTCTGCGGGTCCGACCCGACCCACTTCCACCCGGTCGACGCCGAGATCGCGCGGGCCGCGGAGGGTGAGAACCTCAACCGCTCCGGGGTCTACGACGGGCGCGAGCTGCACTGGACCGACGACGCCAAAGCCTTCCTCGATTCTCTGGAGGAGTGGCAGGAGAAGCGCCGGGTCAAGGCCCGGGTGGAGAAGAGCGCGCTCAAGAAGGGCTACACCACGATAACCCGCGAGTACGCCGAGCAGTGCTACCGGGAGGAGACCGGGCGCGAGGCACCCGAGCCGAAGGCGAGCGGCTGCCCGGTGCACCACGCCAGGGAGAAGGTCGAGCGCGAGAGCGGTGGGAAGTGTCCGATCGACCACCGGGCCTTCAAGGAGGCCGGGAAGCTGGTCCCGGAGGGCGGCTCGAAGGAGTTCACCTGGACCGAGGAGGCCGTCGAGCGCCTGGAGCGGGCGCCGAAGGGCTTCATGCGCAACATCTCGCGCAACATGACCGAGAAGCTCGCCCGCGAGCGCGGCACGAACCACATAGACCTCGCGCTGGTCGAGGACGCGCTCTCCGGGGCCCGGAACACGATGGAGGACGTGATCACGGGCAAGATCTCCATCGCCGAGCTCGCCCGCGACACCGGCGAGAAGATAGAGGCTCCGGACGGCGGCGCGCCGCACCCGGTCGCGACCGTGACCATGGTCTGCACCGTCTGCGGCGAGGAGATGGAGGGTGTCGCGCCGCCCGAGGAGTGCCCGGTCTGCGGCGCGCCGCCGGAGGACTTCGAAGAGAAGAGCTGAAGACGGTTTTCAGATCTGTCGGCGGGAGCCCCGGTCTTGCTCTCCGATTCGGGCCGGGGCTTCCGTGTGAGGAAGAAGCGCGATGGCGAAGACGCACAGGGTAACCTTCAAGAAGAGCGGCATCACCATAGAGTGCTCCGAGGATGAGTACATCCTCGAGAAGGCCGAGGAGAACGGGTTAGACCTCCCCTACGACTGCAGGAGCGGCACCTGCACCACCTGCATGCAGATGTGCCTCGAGGGGGAGATAGACCAGGAGCTTGCGTTTGCGATCTCCGACGAGGAGCTTGCGGAGGGATATCGTCTGATCTGCATCGGCAGCCCCCTCTCCGACGTCGTGCTCGACGCCTGAGGGGCTCGTGCGGGGGAGGGATCCCTACGCTCCCTTCGAGCTCCGGCTAAAGAAGGACGCCCCTCCCTCCGATAATATCGAGATGATCACATCTTATCTGATAGGTGGAGGGCGAGGCCGGGAGGTGGGGGTGAAAGTTCCCCCCGGGCGGCCTGGCGAGGAGACGCTGGTGGAGGAGATCTCCGGCCAGGCGCATCAGATAGGGCAGTTTCTGAGGTGGCTCGTGCCGCTCGTCCTCGCCTTCGGCCTGCTGGAGGTGGGGGCCTCCGCCGCTTTTCGGGATCTCGGCTCCGGGGTGGCCGGCGTCACGCTGTTCGCCTACGGGCTCTCGCTGGAGGTGGCGCGCAGGTGGGCCAGGAGGAGCGAGCGGGCGAACGCCGCGATCGCGATCGTCTGCTGCGGCTTCCTTCTGGCCTGCATCGTGGTCGCCTTCGCACAGCCCTTCCTGATAACCGTCATCATCCTCGCCCCGCTGCTCGCCGTCGGCGTGGCGCTGCCCTACGCGAGCGGAAAGATGCTGCGCTACCTGCTCGTGATCTCCTGGATGGTCTCCGTCGTCATCGCCGTCCTCGGCGAGATCTCACCCTCCGCCTCCCGGCTTCCCGGCTGGTACGCCGCGCCTTTCCACGTGGCCTCCCTCGCCGCGGCGGTCGCGGTCGTGCTGCTTTTGCTCTGGCAGTTCAGGAGCCGTCTGGTCGGGGCGCTGGTACAGGCCCGACTCGCCGAGGAGAGGGCCCTCTACGACGCCGCACACGATCCCCTCACCGCGCTGCCCAACCGCGTCCTCTTCTCGGAGAGGCTCGAAGAGGCGCTCGAGCGGGCACGTGGGGCCGATGGACATCCCTTCGCCGTGCTCTTCCTCGACCTCGACCGGTTCAAGAACGTCAACGACTCACTCGGGCACGCGGTGGGGGACGGGATGCTCGTCGAGGTGGCGAGGCGGCTCGAGGCCAGCGTCGGTCCGGATGACACCGTCGCCAGGATCGGCGGGGACGAGTTCACCGTGCTGGTCGAGAGCGCCCGGGACACACGTGGGGTTCTCGAGGTGGCGGAGAGGCTGCAGAAAGCCCTGTCCCATCCCTTCCACGTACGGGGACACGAGCTCTATACCACCGCGAGCATCGGGGTCATCCCGGACTCTCGCGGGTACGAAAGCCCGGAAGATTTGCTGCGCGACGCGGATACGGCGATGTACCAGGCCAAGCGGGAAGGCAAGGCCCGCTACGAGGTGTTCACCGGTGAGATGCGCGAGCGGGTGCTCGAGACCCTGAGGCTCGAGAACGACCTCAGGCGGGCGGTGGAGCGGGGGGAGTTCTACGTCCGCTACCAGCCGATAGTCTCGCTCAGGAGCGGGGCCGTGGTCGGCTTCGAGGCGCTCGCCAGGTGGAGGCACCCGGAACGAGGCGAGGTCTCCCCGGCGAAGTTCATCCCGCTCGCGGAGGAGACCGGTCTGATCTCCCGGATAAGCGACGCGGTGTTGCGGGAGGCCTGCCGGGACGCGAAGACTTGGCTGGAGAGGTTCCCGGAGCACCGCCCGCTCACCGTGAGCGTGAACCTCTCCGCGGTGCAGCTCTCGCAGCCCTCCCTCGCCGCTCAGGTGGCCGAGGCTCTCTCCGAGAGCGGGCTGGAGAGCCATCACCTCCGGCTGGAGGTCACCGAGAGCGCCATAATGCTCGGCGCCGAGCCCGCCGCACGCTCTCTGCGTAAGCTGGGGGCCAGGATCCACATAGACGACTTCGGCACCGGCTACTCCTCGCTCGGGGTTCTGCAGCGCCTCCCCGCGGACGCGCTCAAGATAGACCGCGCCTTCGTGGAGAACGTGGGCTCGGCGGACGGCGCGCAGATCGTACAGACCATCACCACCCTCGCGCACAGCCTGGGGATGGACGTCATAGCCGAGGGGGTCGAGACCGGGGAGCAGCTGGAGAGGTTGCGCCGGGCAGGCTGCGACTACGCGCAGGGGTTCTTCTTCTCGAAACCGGTGGACGCTATGGAGGCTGAGAGGATCCTCGCTCACTCGCTGCGGTAGCGCTCTGAGCCGAGCGACCAGTCGAGGACGCCGCGCATGCGGGCCTCGAGCGAGACGACGTAGCGCCGCAGGATCTCGTCCACGGCGGGTCCGAAAGAGGGCAGGGTACGTGAGGTCTCAACGAAGACCTCCACCTCCGCATCGTGCATCCGGGCCGCCTCCCACAACGCCCGCTGCAGGGAGAGACCACGCTCGGCCTGGAGCACCGGGATCAGGTTGTTCACCTCGCCGGCGGCGAGCTCCTTCTTCAGGGAGATGATGTCGTTGGCCCAGCAGGTGACGTTGTGCGAGGCCGAAGTGAGCCGCCTCACCGCCGCGTGCTCGCGCACCTCTGAAGGGAGGTGGTGGCCGCGGACGATCTCGACGAGTTCGGTGACGATCGAGAGCCCGCCGGTGAGCGGGCGCATCCTGACGTACGCCTCGAGGGAGGGGGCAACTCCCCTGGCCCGGTTCGAGGCCTCCCAGAGCGTCGCCTCGAGGTGCTCCCTGACGGCCCGGACCAGCCGCCGCATCCAGACGCCGGGCAGAGAGTTGGTGCGCAGGTAGCCGAGGGTCCTCTCCCGCAGGTCGCGCAGGGCGTGGGCGAGCGGCTCGTCTTCCTCCCCGGGCTCGGCGCCCTCGAGCACGTCCAGCAACCTGCCATCCGCGGACGAGAGCCTGCGGGGATCACGGCCTGCAGGGGAGGCGTCCCCCTTGTCGTCGCGCAGGAACAGCCAGGCGTACCAGTCGGAGACGAAGCGCAGATCCTCGGCGGCGAGCTCGGGATGGTTGCGGGCGGCGAGGTGTCCGAGCCCCGTCGCGTCGAAGAGAGCCAGAGATTTCTCGTCCGGCAGCAGCCCGAACGTCCTCACCCACCCCGAAGTGCCGCGCTGGGCGGTTTCGGCGTGCTCGTTCATCCGGGGCGGGAAGGGGTAGTCCAGTGGTGGGACGTGGAGGGTCGCCGCTGGTCTCGTCTTCATCTGTTCTCCTTTGCCGGGAGTTCTCTCCAGGCAAGCATGTTCACACTTCGTCCCGCCACCCGCAAGGATCTCTCAGCGCTCCCTCAGCAGATCGGGGGAGGATATAGAATCGTGTCTTACGAGGCGAGGAGGTGGAAGAGCATGAAGCCAGGTACCAGGGTTCTCATAGTCGAGGATGATCGATCGATCTCCCGCTTTCTGGAGCTGGAGCTCGAGCATCGGGGGCTCTCGGTGAGGTGTGTCTACGACGGGCCCTCGGCGCTCGAGGTGCTGGAGAGCTTCCGGCCCGAGATCCTCGTGCTGGACATCATGCTGCCCGGCCTCGACGGGGTGGGGGTCCTCAAGCGCATCAGGGAACGCGGGGAGAAGCTGCCCGTCATCATGCTCACCGCCCGCGACAGCACCCAGGACAAGGTGCACAGCCTCGACTACGGGGCGGACGACTACCTGACGAAGCCCTTCGAGGTGGAGGAGCTGCTGGCGAGGATGCGGGCTTTGTTGAGGCGGGTGGAGGGTGAGGAGGTCTTGCGGGTAGGAGACCTCGAGATAAACCGCTCCACGCGGGAGGTGAGGCGGGGGGAGAGGAAGATAGACCTCACGGCGCGGGAGTACGAGCTGCTCGAGTTCATGGCGCAGAACCCGAGGCGGGTACTCTCGCGGGACCTTTTGCTCTCGCGGGTGTGGGAGCAGGACTTCGCGCTCTCGACGAACGTGGTCGACGTGTACGTGGGGTATCTGAGGCGGAAGATAGACGTGGAGGGGGAGAAGAAGCTGATCCACACCATAAGGGGCGTGGGGTACGCGCTCCGGGAGGAGCGGTAGGCCTTGCCGATCCGCTGGCGTCTTACGCTCTTCAACGCGCTGGCGATCGGTGTGATCCTGCTCGTGCTCGGCATCGGGTTGTACGTCCTGGTGCGCGACACGCTGCTCTCCAACACCGAGAACACGGTCCGGCAGGCGGCGGTCTCGGTGGCGAAGACCATCCGCTCGGGGGGCACCCTGGAGGAGAGCAACCGCGAGAGGCTCACCCTGGAGGGGGTCTTCGTCGTGGTGCGCGACGGACAGGGCAAGGTGGTCGGCGAGACGCTCCGACTCGGCGTCCAGGGAGGCTCCCGCGACGGCGTCTGGAAGCAGGCGGCCAGGAGCGGGAAACCGGCCTCGGGCACCGCGAACCTCTCCAACCAGGCCCCGGACTACGTCTACGCCGTCCCGGTGCGGCTGAAGGGCAGCGGTGCTCTGCGCATCGTCGAGGCGGGAAAGCCCTACCAGGGTGCGCAGGAGACTCTGGAGGACTTCTCCGCCGTGCTCGCCGCCGGGATCGGGGCGGCTTTCCTGCTCTCGATCGCCGGCGCGTACATCCTGGCCCGCGCCGCGCTCAAGCCGGTCGACAGGGTCGTGGTCGCCGCCCGCGAGATGGGGGAGGGGGATCTCGCCAAGAGGCTGCCGGTGGCGAACCCCAAAGACGAGATAGGACGCCTCACCACCACGATAAACGCCCTGCTCGCCCGGCTGGAGGCCGCGTTCGCCCGCCGGGAAGAGGCCCTCGCCCGCCAGCGGCGCTTCGCCGCCGACGCGAGCCACGAGCTCAGGACTCCCCTCACCTCCATAAGCGGCTACGCCCGGATGCTCGATGAGTGGGCGCTCAAGGACCCCGAGACCGCGCGGGAGGCGGTGCGCGCGATCCGCGAGGAGTCCGGCAGGATGCGCTCGCTCGTCGAGTCGCTGCTCGCCCTCACCCGCGGCGACGAGGGTGCTCCACTCAACCTCGGGCGGCACGACCTCGCCTCCATCGCCTCCGAAGCCACCGACGCCGCCCGCGCCTCCGCGCAGGGCAAGGTGGAGGTCGAGTTTCGTCCCCCACAGGGGCCGGTCGAGGCGAACTGCGACCGGGAGCGTATCCTGCAGGCCGCCTCCATCCTGCTCGACAACGCCGTCAAGTACACCCCGGAGGGCGGCCGGATCTCCGTGGAGGTGGGCCGCCGGGGCGGATCCCCCTTCCTCTCCGTCACGGATACCGGCATCGGCATCCCCGAGGACGAGCTGCCCATGATCTTCGAGCGCTTCCACCGGGTGGACCCCTCGCGCGGCGCCGGAGGGGCCGGGCTCGGCCTCTCCATAGCCCGGCAGATCGCCGAGACCCACGGCGGCACCATAGAGGTGGAGAGCCGGGTCGGCGAAGGCTCCACCTTCACCCTCCTGCTCCCCGAGGACCTCCCTTCGGGTGGCGGAACGCGGGCCGATCTTCTCTGAGGCGGTAGTCTCAAAAGATTCTTACGGACTATTCATCCAACTCTCACCCTCTGCTCAGCACCCTCTCATCCCCCGGGCGAATACTTGAGCGTACACGACAGCAGAGAAAGGAGAGGAAGATGTAGGCAAGCAGCCAGAACGTCGGGACACGAAACCAGAAGACCCTCAGAAACAGGAGGATGACGAACGAGATGGACAGGAAGAAGCTCCTTGCGGCGATGGCCGTACCGGCGGTACTGGCGCTCGGTGGGGGCACCGCCCTCGCCCAGGCCACCCACAACACCAGCGCCGCTTCCAGCGGTCAGGTCTCCGCGGCTCAGCAGCAGGCTCACCAGGAGAACACCAAGGCCGACCCCGACAACGTGCAGCAGGGTGACCAGAAGGGCCCGGATGGGATAGAGCATGCCGGGGAGAAGGCCGAATCCGGTGAGGTGAAGGGGCCCGACAGGGACAACCTGCAGCAGGGACCCGGGCAGCAGCTCCAGCAGGGTGACCAGAGCGCTCCGGATACCGCCGGAAGCAGCGGAAAGTAAGACCTCTATCTCGGTGGCCCCGGAGACCCGGGGCCACCACTTGTCTACTCGATGGGAAGAGAAGATGAAGATGATTGGACTGCGGCTTCCGGGTGTCCGCAGGACGGGAGCCGATGCCATCCCCGGCGAGGACGGGATCCGGTATTGGGAGGAAGATAATCCACACGCTCTCTACGAGGCGGTATCCGACGCCTGCTGGCTGTATCGCTACCGGGACCTGGAGTACAACCTGCGGCGCTTCGGGTGGCGCAGGGCCCGCCGGGCCGTTCTCGCGGAGGGGCCGCTGAGCAACCGCTGGCTCGACCGCGGGAGAGGTGAAGTCCGCCTGACGCGCCGGGGGCTCGAGGTGCGCTTCGAGAGCGCCGTGCAGACTATAAGCTGGAGAGAGCTCAAGGAGATGATCGAAGCCCGCCGCTCGTGAGGCGGGGAAACCCGGCCGTCCTGGCTTAGAATACCCGCATGCCGTATCGCTCGCCGCGGAAGATGGCTCCGGACACGCACGAGAGGTTGGAAAGGCTGGCCAGACGGGCGCTGAGGGACCCGGCCGGCTTCGTGCGCGGTCTCGTTCCGGGGGCGCGGGCTCGCCGGGAGATCTCGACCCGCGACGCCCGCATCGCCGCGCTCGAGGAGGAGCTGCGGAGATGCGGGCTGCGGCCGCCGGAGGCTGCCTCGCCCGTCTTCTTCGTCGTCGGGTTCATGCGCTCGGGGACGACCTGGCTGATGCGGATGCTCGACGCCCACCCCGAGGTCCTCTGCCGGGGCGAGGGGCGCATCTTCGGCGCGGGATGGAAGCGCAAAGCCTTGAAGAAGAACGACGTCGACCGACCGGCGAGCTCGCTCTACGAGGCTCTGCTCGACGCGGAGTACCTGAGGCTCTGGGTCGAACGTTCCGTCTGGAGCCGCGACGGAGATCCGCGGGAACACATCGAAGCCATGACCCGCATGGCTGCGGGCTACTTCATGACGCGGGAGCTCTTGAAGAGCGGCAAGCGCCTCGTCGGCGACAAGTCCCCGCTCCTCAACGACCGGATGGTGCGTGAGATCTCGCGCATCTACCCCGAGGCGCGGGTGATCCACATAATCAGGGACGGACGCGACGTCGCCGTCTCAGCCGCCTTCCACCTCTGGAACTTCGGCAACGTGAAGGAGGGGACGGAGATCGCCGAAAAGCGCGCCGCCTACCGCGCCGACCCGGAGGGCTTCGTCCGCTCCGGCAGGAGCATCTTCACCGGGGACCAGCTCCGAACCCTCGCCTCCGACTGGTCCTCCTACACGGGCGGCGCGGCGCAGGATGGTCCAGCCCTGCTCGGGGACCGCTACATGGAGGTGCGCTACGAGGACCTCGTCGCAGACCCCGAACGGCACATGCGAAACATCTTCTCCTTCCTCGGTGCCGTCTCCGACGAAGAGACCGTCGCCGGGTGCGTCCGCTCGCAGAGCTTCGAGCGTCTCTCCGGCGGTCGCGGGCGCGGCGAGGAGGATGCCTCCTCGTTCTTCCGCAAGGGCGTGGCGGGCGACTGGCGGAGGCTCTTCACTACGAAGGATCGTGAGATCTTCGAGGAGACGGCCGGCGAGACCCTCGCCCGGCTCGGCTACGAGCGAAACAGTAGCTGATGAGCCGGGTAAGCCGACTACTTGCCGGGTTCATGGTCCCGGGCTTGCGTGAGAAAAGCAGGAATCCTCGAGCTAAGATAAACCATGGCGTTGCAGCCAGGTGATCATGGTGTCTGCCGTCCACGTTGCAACCCCGCAGCCGAAGAAATCTCTATCCTCGGTGAGGATGGCTGCTTCGAGTGAAAGAGCGAGCGCGACCACCTGCCAGTCTTTCTCATCCCGTGGTAACCTGGACAGCGCTTCGCCCTTCGAACCTTCGTAGACCTCTTCTGGTACCTCCGTGACGCTGTGTTCCTTAACGCGCAGGGCAGCGTCCCAAAAGCGCGCGGCAACCGGAGCGGGAAGCCCCCGGGATACCCGGACTTCGAGCCGCCTGGATACCTCATGCCGGGTCTCCTCCCACATCCGGGTGGGTACGTACAGATCGAGATTGGGGTTGGCGAGTAGTTCCAGTCCTCGTTCTCGAAGCAGCTCCGCGACGAGCGTGCTGGCGTCTATGACCAGGCGCAAGCTGCCCTAACTGCCCGGGCTTTCATGCTCGCGGGGCACCAGCTCCCGAACGAGTTCTTCTTCCGAGAGGCCGCTCTCGCGCCGCAGTTCTGCCAGACTTTCGCTCAGGTCGCGCAGAGCAGCGCGCAGCTCCTCCGTATCGCTCTTCTGCTTCACCGGGAAGTAGAAACCAATTACGCGGCCGTGCCTCCGTACGGCCAGAGGCTCGCCACTGGACAGGTAGCTGGAGGCGTGATCCCTGAACTCTCTCACTCCTACTTCTCTCACTAAACTCCTCGCATGGGGAAGATCTGACCAAATTATGGCCACATTGTGCCACAAAATATGCCGGTGGTCCACGATAGGTAGTTCTCACCTCGGACCCGGCTACGAGCGGTTCTGAGAGGCATTGATGCCTCGCACGGCTCTTTTCTATACTTCCCGATAATCCGAGGAGATCGCCGCTCTGATCCGGGCCGGGGGATGAGGCGTACGGACGGGAAGCTTTCGGCAAAAGCTCTATCAGGAAAGGTCACACGCCGGTTCGGGTGGACCGATCTCGCGCTCCTGCCCATCGTCTTGTTCCTCTCGATCCCTTCCCTCGTATGGTTCAGGTACGAGTGGGTTTTAGCCCAGGATGCTGAACAATATCTCCTCGCCGGGTGGCATCTGGTCTCCGGCCGGGGCTACACCCTCATCAACGGGGCACCCTTCATCAAGAGAGGCCCCCTGTTCCCGGGCCTGCTGGGCGGGCTGATGACGTTCCTGGGACGGGATACCGGAACCCTGGCGCTCACCGTGCGTCTCCTGGCGCTGCTCAACCCCCTCCTCGCCTATCTGCTGGTCAGGCGGCTCGCGTCCCCCATCGCCGCGCTCGTCGCCGCCGCGGCCGTCACGCTCCTTGGTTACACTACGGTAAACAAGCAGGCCCTCAACATAGACGCGGTGCTCATGACCGCCTACCTCCTTTCTTTGCTGGCGTTGATGCACGCCCTCCGGCGGAACACCCATCTGGCGGCTTTCCTGTCCGGGGTGGCGCTCGGCGCCGCCATACTCGTCAAAGAGACCGCGCTCGTAAACCTTCCTCTGGCGCTGCTGGCGGTGCTTTTCTTCGGTTGGGGGTCGCGAAGGGCCTTCCTGCACTACCTCGGGGTGGTTCTGACCTGCCTGCCGTGGTGGGCCTGGGTTTACGCCGCCAGCGGCCAGATATACCTGGTGGGGCGGCTCTCTCCCGATCTGCAGCGCCCGATGGCCCTGGGCGCGGCGGCGGTCGTCGTGCTCGTCGGGGTATCCGTTTTTTCCGGTGCCTTCGACCGGTTTCTCGCCGGCGGTCGCAGGCGATCCTGGACCGGCTGGAGCATTCTCGCTGTGTGGCCCGTGGTCGTCTTCTTGCTGCTGTCGAAGACCGGGGGTTCGGTGTTTCCGGAAGCATCGCTCGCCGCCCTGAGAGATTATTTCGCGAGTCACCTCGCGCCCTACATCGCGCTGTGGCCTCTCATGCCGGTGGCGGCCGGTTACGCCGTCTGGAGGGCCGTGAAGGGGGGCCGGATGTGGCGCGTGTTCTCCATCTCTCTGTTGTTCCAGGCTCCCATAGTCCTGTTCGTGACCCTGGAGGGATGGAACCAGAGGCAGTTTCTCATCCCGCAGACCCTCTTGCTCTGCGCGCTCGCCGTGCTCGTGACGGACGTCTTCGCCATCGTGGCACGCGATGTGAAGGCGAGGCGTTTCCCTGGCTGGATCGCCGCCGTCTCGGCGTTGATCCTGGGTGCGTACCCGCTGGTGGTCGCCACGGAAGAAGTCCACAACCTGCTCTACGATCACCCCGTCAGGCCCTCCGGAGGCGGCAGGACCGTCGTGGAGGCCACGAACATGGTGCGCTGGATGGAGAGGAACGTGCCTCCGGGGAGCATGGTTGTCACCATGCCGTTTCATGCGTCGTACCTCGTTTTCAAGGACGGCGGGCGCCACCGCTGGACGACCCTGGGGCTCGATCAATCCCCTCCGATCACCAACCCCACGGCTGCCAAGGGATACTCCCAGGACGTCGATACCGACACCATCTACCAGATCCCGCCGCGGGCCCTCTGGGTGATGATGAGCAGGGATGAATCGAACTGCACGGTGCTCTCTTATTCCATACCACACATAATGTATCAGTTGAGGAAGGAAAACGCCCGCTATCTGATGGTTGCCGGCGATCCCAGACTTACCGGGCTTATGGTGTCTTCTGACGGGCTGGTGGAGAGCCGGCTCTTCGTGAAGCTACACCAGGAAGAAGGGATCAGGGAAACGCTGGTTTTGCGTTGCTGGAGCGCACCGGTGACCCTCCGAGGCCCGTTCCGACCTGGATGGGGGCGAGGACGATCCTGGGGCTCGTACGATGCGAGCGGGCCCGTGGGCCTGGGTACGAACGGAGGATAACTTCGAAGTTCCCTCAAGGGATCGTGCTCGTCCCCGAAGAGTCGCAGCCGGGGCTCGACGCCAGGG from Rubrobacter naiadicus harbors:
- a CDS encoding ABC transporter permease — its product is MKLTMVVAGRVVRQLLRNRRFVALSIAAPLVIVYLLKLFFDTLPPGFDVARYAVPVAAFIVHFLAFLLCAIALVQERTAGTMERMLVNGFRRAEIIGGYVVGYLGLATLQALAALTEVIWLFGLDYGTGTLLTLFVVIWLLALASVMLGIFVSTFARRESQVLPFIPLIILPSVFLSGLLVDVGKLPTWADWLGHLFPLFWANDVIQKVISPSGSLEHAWGSLAVLVGYGAVLLLFASFTLRDPE
- a CDS encoding terpene synthase family protein, producing MKTRPAATLHVPPLDYPFPPRMNEHAETAQRGTSGWVRTFGLLPDEKSLALFDATGLGHLAARNHPELAAEDLRFVSDWYAWLFLRDDKGDASPAGRDPRRLSSADGRLLDVLEGAEPGEEDEPLAHALRDLRERTLGYLRTNSLPGVWMRRLVRAVREHLEATLWEASNRARGVAPSLEAYVRMRPLTGGLSIVTELVEIVRGHHLPSEVREHAAVRRLTSASHNVTCWANDIISLKKELAAGEVNNLIPVLQAERGLSLQRALWEAARMHDAEVEVFVETSRTLPSFGPAVDEILRRYVVSLEARMRGVLDWSLGSERYRSE
- a CDS encoding 2Fe-2S iron-sulfur cluster-binding protein is translated as MAKTHRVTFKKSGITIECSEDEYILEKAEENGLDLPYDCRSGTCTTCMQMCLEGEIDQELAFAISDEELAEGYRLICIGSPLSDVVLDA
- a CDS encoding universal stress protein gives rise to the protein MYKEIYVPVDNSDYSNQACVIGVEVARRFGGRVAGCHAYAARMHDVRFRQMESGLPEEFRDEDEMKRQRKIHDQLITKGLEIITDSYIDVLEPLCERYGVELVRRSLEGKNFKVIVEDVNSGDYDLVVMGAMGMAAVKDTVLGSVTERVVRRLKKADCLIVKDLDRNPFEHIVVTIDGSAKSLGGLKRAIDLARAFDGEVEAIAVFDPYFHYAMFHSIAGVLSTKAQKVFRFKEQEKLHEEIIDSGLAKIYTAHLEVARKIAADEGVDLKTTLLAGKPFEQTLKYVKEVNPTLVVMGRIGYHSDEDMDIGSNSENMMRYLPTNVLVGNYEYQAPDLYTAAEHMTWTKEALARMDRVPGFVVGMATGAVLRYAIEKGYTVITESVIDEVIENILPPGAMESMHAIGDQIREREAAGEEAPIDSLFQDFDERTKQNGSSSNGHGKNGSSEKEEILSSGRGGFGKAEDQGDLVGVSEEVQEEIRRAAQGKDRYECDVCHYIAKGKPARCPVCGSDPTHFHPVDAEIARAAEGENLNRSGVYDGRELHWTDDAKAFLDSLEEWQEKRRVKARVEKSALKKGYTTITREYAEQCYREETGREAPEPKASGCPVHHAREKVERESGGKCPIDHRAFKEAGKLVPEGGSKEFTWTEEAVERLERAPKGFMRNISRNMTEKLARERGTNHIDLALVEDALSGARNTMEDVITGKISIAELARDTGEKIEAPDGGAPHPVATVTMVCTVCGEEMEGVAPPEECPVCGAPPEDFEEKS
- a CDS encoding putative bifunctional diguanylate cyclase/phosphodiesterase, with protein sequence MKVPPGRPGEETLVEEISGQAHQIGQFLRWLVPLVLAFGLLEVGASAAFRDLGSGVAGVTLFAYGLSLEVARRWARRSERANAAIAIVCCGFLLACIVVAFAQPFLITVIILAPLLAVGVALPYASGKMLRYLLVISWMVSVVIAVLGEISPSASRLPGWYAAPFHVASLAAAVAVVLLLLWQFRSRLVGALVQARLAEERALYDAAHDPLTALPNRVLFSERLEEALERARGADGHPFAVLFLDLDRFKNVNDSLGHAVGDGMLVEVARRLEASVGPDDTVARIGGDEFTVLVESARDTRGVLEVAERLQKALSHPFHVRGHELYTTASIGVIPDSRGYESPEDLLRDADTAMYQAKREGKARYEVFTGEMRERVLETLRLENDLRRAVERGEFYVRYQPIVSLRSGAVVGFEALARWRHPERGEVSPAKFIPLAEETGLISRISDAVLREACRDAKTWLERFPEHRPLTVSVNLSAVQLSQPSLAAQVAEALSESGLESHHLRLEVTESAIMLGAEPAARSLRKLGARIHIDDFGTGYSSLGVLQRLPADALKIDRAFVENVGSADGAQIVQTITTLAHSLGMDVIAEGVETGEQLERLRRAGCDYAQGFFFSKPVDAMEAERILAHSLR